The proteins below are encoded in one region of Rhodoluna lacicola:
- a CDS encoding UDP-N-acetylmuramoyl-tripeptide--D-alanyl-D-alanine ligase produces the protein MIELSTKQVTQAVAGELFGDATVLISGSVETDSRLLKPGDLFVAKPGEVTDGHLFLTNAERSGAVAALVERIVDGISIPQIKVANSVLALGMLAKFVLDQVKESSDIKVIGITGSNGKTTTKNMLREILSKFGPTVAPNESFNNEVGAPYSILQTNLQTRFLVVEMGAGGEGSIDYLAQIAKPDIGVVLKVGLAHVGEFGGIETTAKIKSELVKALDVNAVAVLNADDGYVSDMASLTDAQKVWFGTSGDAGYQATNQKLSIEGTEFDLKWPDQKVSHVKLQILGEHHVMNALAALTVSDILGLDREKSISAIENMPLAERWRMQVHNRADGVTIINDAYNASPDSMKAALQTLAQLGRSGRRTIAILGEMAELGSMSREQHDALGRVVVRLDINQLVVVGQAAKLIHMGAEQEGSWGGESKFFESIDDALAFVRGMLMAGDLVLVKSSKSANLRHLGDTLMEVGS, from the coding sequence ATGATTGAACTAAGCACAAAGCAAGTTACTCAAGCGGTAGCCGGTGAACTTTTTGGTGACGCAACCGTGCTCATTTCAGGATCTGTTGAAACTGATTCACGACTCTTGAAACCAGGCGATCTTTTTGTTGCTAAGCCAGGCGAAGTAACAGACGGTCATCTTTTTCTAACTAATGCTGAGCGCTCCGGAGCGGTTGCGGCCCTTGTTGAACGAATCGTTGATGGAATTTCAATTCCACAGATCAAGGTCGCCAACTCTGTTCTCGCACTCGGCATGTTGGCAAAGTTTGTGTTGGATCAGGTCAAAGAATCCAGCGACATAAAAGTCATCGGCATAACTGGCTCTAACGGTAAGACCACGACAAAAAATATGCTGCGCGAGATACTCTCGAAATTTGGACCAACAGTGGCGCCAAACGAATCATTCAACAATGAGGTAGGCGCCCCATATTCAATTCTTCAGACCAACCTTCAAACTAGGTTTCTTGTCGTAGAGATGGGTGCTGGCGGCGAGGGAAGCATCGATTACTTAGCCCAGATTGCAAAACCTGACATCGGTGTTGTGTTAAAAGTTGGCTTGGCGCATGTTGGCGAGTTTGGTGGAATCGAGACAACAGCAAAAATCAAGAGTGAGTTGGTAAAGGCGCTCGATGTGAACGCTGTGGCGGTTCTGAACGCCGATGATGGATATGTTTCTGATATGGCATCGCTTACCGATGCACAAAAGGTTTGGTTTGGCACATCGGGAGATGCGGGTTATCAGGCAACGAACCAAAAGCTATCCATCGAGGGAACTGAATTCGATCTAAAATGGCCCGATCAAAAAGTTAGCCACGTAAAGTTGCAAATCTTGGGCGAACATCATGTGATGAATGCCTTGGCTGCGCTTACCGTCAGCGACATCCTGGGCCTTGACCGAGAAAAATCTATTTCAGCAATTGAAAATATGCCGCTGGCTGAACGCTGGCGAATGCAAGTTCACAATCGTGCTGATGGCGTGACAATTATCAATGATGCCTACAACGCCAGCCCAGACTCTATGAAGGCCGCTCTGCAGACCTTGGCTCAGTTGGGCCGATCAGGTCGCCGCACCATCGCAATTCTTGGCGAAATGGCCGAATTGGGGTCAATGTCACGCGAGCAGCACGATGCTCTGGGCAGGGTTGTTGTGCGCCTGGACATCAATCAGCTTGTTGTGGTTGGTCAAGCTGCCAAGCTAATTCACATGGGCGCAGAGCAAGAGGGCTCGTGGGGCGGGGAATCAAAATTCTTTGAGTCAATTGACGACGCTTTGGCCTTTGTTCGTGGAATGCTTATGGCTGGCGATTTGGTCCTGGTGAAGTCTTCCAAATCTGCGAACCTCAGACACCTGGGGGACACTTTGATGGAGGTTGGCTCTTGA
- a CDS encoding peptidoglycan D,D-transpeptidase FtsI family protein, translating into MAYLTPGDPSKRLNKVIAAILILVVVFAIRLIDLQIIQADSINAKSYEKRAVTRVIPALRGEILDVHGNVLAKTILRYDINAAPSKVGPVSRKVSGQTVAIPVEQVAAEIAAILGMTVEDVTAKIIGTGEYSQIKKRANASEYRKILALNIPWLYYDPVAERVYPNGAVAGNILGFITRSGLMEGIEQQYNKCLAGIDGEESFEKGKDGIKIPSSVVTTKKAVPGKNVRLTIDADLQYFAQQVMASTVSYLRADWGTATVIEVKTGRILAAAEAPSVDPNDPGKLSADDRRARIFQAAFEPGSTLKTITAATVIDTGMGSPNMKVMAPYGMKIPNSNGYTVTDSHFHPLEQLTMTGVLAESSNTGIMNVGKVVDWKTRYSYFEKFGLGKRTSINFPGEGSGLLNSREVWSNDGVKRYVSMFGQGVSVTPIQSAMMYQAIGNGGVRLNPILVDGCEADVKNFKKAEIKPGTQVISKGTAAQTLSMLERVVESGAIGKYGAIPGYRVGAKTGTAQIRDENTGKYAGPYAISYFGVAPIENPQYVVAVTAFKSRTVGSSLGVAVPFKKIMQQVLRTYRVPPSTTETSDLPLTW; encoded by the coding sequence ATGGCATATCTGACGCCTGGGGATCCATCTAAGCGCCTCAATAAAGTAATTGCGGCCATCCTAATTTTGGTAGTTGTTTTTGCAATTCGACTGATTGATCTTCAGATCATCCAAGCAGATTCGATTAACGCCAAGTCCTATGAAAAGCGCGCGGTAACTCGGGTAATTCCTGCGTTGCGCGGAGAAATTCTGGACGTGCACGGAAATGTCTTGGCTAAAACAATTCTTCGATATGACATCAATGCCGCCCCTAGCAAAGTTGGGCCAGTTTCAAGAAAAGTTAGTGGGCAAACCGTAGCAATTCCGGTTGAGCAGGTAGCCGCTGAAATTGCAGCAATTCTTGGCATGACAGTTGAAGATGTCACCGCAAAAATAATCGGTACCGGTGAGTACTCTCAAATTAAAAAGCGCGCTAACGCCTCTGAGTATCGCAAGATTCTTGCTTTAAACATTCCTTGGTTGTATTACGACCCGGTGGCTGAGCGCGTCTATCCAAATGGTGCGGTAGCCGGAAACATTCTTGGCTTTATTACCAGATCCGGGCTGATGGAAGGCATTGAGCAGCAGTACAACAAGTGCCTTGCCGGTATCGATGGCGAAGAGTCCTTCGAAAAGGGTAAAGACGGTATCAAAATTCCATCCAGCGTAGTCACAACCAAAAAAGCAGTTCCCGGAAAAAACGTTCGCTTGACAATCGATGCAGACCTTCAATACTTTGCCCAACAGGTCATGGCTTCAACGGTCTCTTATCTCCGCGCAGATTGGGGAACGGCAACCGTGATAGAGGTTAAGACGGGAAGGATTTTGGCCGCGGCAGAGGCACCATCCGTTGACCCGAATGATCCTGGTAAGTTATCGGCTGATGACCGAAGGGCCCGAATCTTTCAGGCCGCATTTGAGCCAGGTTCAACTTTGAAAACAATCACTGCAGCTACGGTGATTGACACTGGAATGGGATCGCCAAACATGAAGGTCATGGCTCCCTATGGTATGAAGATTCCTAATTCAAATGGCTACACAGTCACCGACAGCCATTTTCACCCGCTTGAGCAGCTCACTATGACCGGAGTCCTGGCTGAGTCATCCAACACCGGCATCATGAACGTCGGCAAGGTAGTGGACTGGAAAACTCGCTATAGCTATTTTGAAAAGTTTGGTCTTGGTAAGCGCACATCAATTAATTTCCCCGGCGAGGGTTCTGGTTTGCTGAACTCACGCGAGGTTTGGTCAAATGATGGTGTCAAGCGATACGTATCGATGTTTGGTCAGGGTGTCTCCGTTACTCCGATTCAATCCGCCATGATGTATCAGGCCATTGGCAATGGTGGGGTCAGATTAAATCCAATTTTGGTAGACGGTTGTGAAGCCGACGTCAAAAACTTCAAAAAGGCTGAGATTAAGCCAGGCACCCAAGTAATTTCCAAGGGCACCGCAGCGCAAACTCTATCCATGCTCGAACGAGTTGTGGAGTCAGGAGCAATTGGAAAGTACGGGGCCATTCCCGGGTACCGGGTTGGAGCAAAAACTGGCACCGCCCAGATTCGGGATGAAAATACCGGAAAATACGCTGGCCCATACGCAATTTCTTATTTTGGGGTAGCCCCGATTGAAAATCCCCAATATGTGGTAGCTGTAACTGCATTCAAATCTCGCACGGTCGGATCCTCTCTGGGAGTGGCCGTTCCTTTCAAAAAAATAATGCAACAAGTTTTGCGTACCTATCGTGTTCCACCTTCGACAACTGAGACTTCTGACTTACCGTTGACTTGGTAA
- a CDS encoding Mur ligase family protein encodes MKEQIPPILRPDAVLPVNLAQFAEHFDLPVTGDAESVELTGISMNTGDLRPGDLFVAMPGKKTHGANFIAQALSQGAVAVVTDSAGIELLGSLEIPILKLENPRARLGELAAYVYGNVAGNMPKIFGTTGTNGKTSTSYLLEAILRQLGETTGLTSTAERHIAGEVIVSRLTTPESPEMQALIARMREKGVTAVAIEVSAQALSQLRVDGLHFDVVGFTNLSHDHLDDYKDMQEYLEAKLPLFTKRRAKRGVVCLDTKYGKDFVRQSEIPVVTITSELGVDADWHVAVTAETPAYTSFVLAGPDGVYIRSRVPLLGAHMAANAGLAIVMLVEAGFAPERIAKAIEGGIEAYLPGRTERVTGATGPDVYVDFGHSPDAFLNTLSAVRKVTEGKLFMVFGADGDRDASKRPAMAQVAAEGCDVLIITDHHPRFEDPAAIRKTLVDCARAAKPNLEIHEVSPPEAAIRKAVSMAKPGDAILWAGPGHQDYRDIRGVRTPYSARHEARAALAENGWS; translated from the coding sequence ATGAAAGAGCAAATTCCTCCTATCCTGAGACCCGATGCGGTCTTGCCCGTCAACCTTGCTCAATTTGCCGAACACTTTGACCTTCCGGTGACTGGAGATGCTGAGTCTGTTGAACTGACGGGAATCAGCATGAACACCGGAGACCTCAGGCCGGGGGATCTTTTTGTTGCGATGCCGGGTAAAAAAACACACGGCGCTAATTTCATTGCTCAGGCGCTTAGCCAAGGGGCAGTTGCTGTTGTAACCGATTCCGCTGGCATAGAGCTGCTGGGTAGTTTAGAAATACCAATTCTGAAACTTGAGAACCCTAGGGCTCGACTTGGAGAGCTGGCTGCCTATGTCTACGGAAATGTCGCCGGAAACATGCCCAAGATTTTTGGCACCACGGGCACCAACGGTAAAACTTCCACCAGTTATTTGCTTGAAGCAATCTTGCGGCAACTTGGTGAGACAACGGGCCTAACTTCCACCGCGGAGCGACACATCGCAGGGGAAGTAATCGTCAGTCGACTAACAACTCCGGAGTCCCCAGAAATGCAGGCTCTCATCGCTCGCATGCGAGAAAAAGGAGTCACTGCGGTTGCTATCGAGGTTTCCGCTCAAGCACTAAGTCAACTCCGGGTGGACGGCTTACATTTTGATGTGGTTGGTTTTACCAACCTCAGTCACGACCACCTGGATGATTACAAAGATATGCAGGAATATCTTGAGGCCAAACTCCCTCTGTTCACCAAGCGTCGCGCCAAGCGCGGAGTCGTATGCCTAGACACAAAGTACGGAAAAGATTTTGTGAGGCAGAGTGAAATTCCGGTGGTCACAATCACAAGCGAGCTTGGCGTAGATGCTGATTGGCATGTTGCGGTTACCGCCGAAACACCTGCATACACATCATTTGTATTAGCGGGACCTGATGGCGTTTACATTCGCTCTAGGGTTCCTCTGCTGGGTGCTCATATGGCTGCAAATGCTGGGCTAGCGATTGTTATGTTGGTAGAAGCTGGTTTTGCTCCAGAGCGTATCGCCAAGGCAATCGAAGGCGGGATCGAAGCTTACTTACCAGGCCGAACCGAGCGGGTCACTGGTGCTACCGGCCCAGACGTCTATGTTGATTTTGGCCATAGTCCCGATGCTTTTTTGAACACTTTGTCAGCGGTAAGAAAAGTCACCGAGGGCAAGTTGTTTATGGTCTTTGGTGCAGATGGCGACCGCGATGCCTCTAAACGCCCAGCCATGGCACAAGTGGCAGCCGAGGGTTGTGACGTTCTAATCATCACCGATCATCACCCTCGCTTTGAAGATCCGGCCGCTATTAGAAAAACATTGGTGGATTGCGCGAGAGCTGCCAAACCAAACTTGGAAATCCACGAAGTGTCTCCACCGGAGGCTGCAATCCGAAAAGCGGTTTCAATGGCGAAGCCAGGCGACGCAATTTTGTGGGCAGGCCCGGGCCATCAGGATTATCGAGACATAAGAGGTGTTCGCACGCCATACTCTGCTCGTCATGAAGCTCGCGCAGCCTTGGCAGAAAACGGTTGGTCATGA